From the Eleutherodactylus coqui strain aEleCoq1 chromosome 7, aEleCoq1.hap1, whole genome shotgun sequence genome, one window contains:
- the CXXC4 gene encoding CXXC-type zinc finger protein 4 isoform X5 → MSNMNTNVCVENGQNPEAAVLPKDNLVEGALNSLMDYNSEMERYRSFATFYKTNGAFPQAAKIARITTPIFPSARIGMSPWNCDNAMLWGRKSAAINPNRTSMHRNDSQRLGKPGGAPESLQMANNNFLSTLSPEHCRPLAGECMNKLKCGAAEAEIMNLPERVGTFSAIPALGGISLPPGVIVMTALHSPAAASAAVTDSAFQIANLADCPQNNSSGAGGNPAKKKRKRCGVCVPCKRLINCGVCSSCRNRKTGHQICKFRKCEELKKKPGTSLESNRHLL, encoded by the coding sequence ATGTCCAATATGAACACTAATGTCTGCGTGGAGAATGGACAGAACCCCGAGGCTGCCGTGCTCCCCAAGGATAACCTGGTGGAGGGGGCTTTGAACAGCCTCATGGATTACAATTCGGAAATGGAACGTTATAGATCATTTGCTACATTTTACAAAACCAATGGTGCGTTCCCCCAGGCTGCTAAGATTGCCAGGATCACCACTCCTATCTTCCCCAGTGCCCGGATTGGCATGTCTCCTTGGAACTGTGATAATGCAATGCTTTGGGGAAGGAAATCAGCAGCTATCAACCCTAATAGGACCAGCATGCACAGAAACGACTCCCAAAGGCTGGGGAAGCCTGGCGGAGCGCCAGAGTCGTTGCAAATGGCAAATAATAATTTCCTTTCCACCTTATCCCCTGAACACTGCAGACCTTTGGCAGGGGAATGCATGAACAAGCTCAAATGCGGCGCCGCTGAAGCAGAGATAATGAATCTCCCCGAACGCGTTGGAACTTTTTCCGCTATTCCGGCTCTAGGGGGCATCTCATTACCTCCAGGGGTCATCGTCATGACAGCCCTTCACTCCCCCGCAGCAGCCTCGGCAGCCGTCACAGACAGTGCGTTTCAAATTGCCAATCTGGCAGACTGCCCGCAGAATAATTCTTCGGGAGCCGGCGGGAACCCTgccaagaagaagaggaaaaggtGTGGGGTCTGTGTGCCCTGCAAGAGGCTCATCAACTGTGGAGTCTGCAGCAGTTGCAGGAACCGCAAAACAGGACACCAGATCTGCAAATTTAGGAAATGTGAAGAGCTTAAGAAAAAACCTGGCACTTCACTAGAG
- the CXXC4 gene encoding CXXC-type zinc finger protein 4 isoform X2: MSNMNTNVCVENGQNPEAAVLPKDNLVEGALNSLMDYNSEMERYRSFATFYKTNGAFPQAAKIARITTPIFPSARIGMSPWNCDNAMLWGRKSAAINPNRTSMHRNDSQRLGKPGGAPESLQMANNNFLSTLSPEHCRPLAGECMNKLKCGAAEAEIMNLPERVGTFSAIPALGGISLPPGVIVMTALHSPAAASAAVTDSAFQIANLADCPQNNSSGAGGNPAKKKRKRCGVCVPCKRLINCGVCSSCRNRKTGHQICKFRKCEELKKKPGTSLEYIEKRSTLHEELRTPVPSAEAFRWFF, encoded by the exons ATGTCCAATATGAACACTAATGTCTGCGTGGAGAATGGACAGAACCCCGAGGCTGCCGTGCTCCCCAAGGATAACCTGGTGGAGGGGGCTTTGAACAGCCTCATGGATTACAATTCGGAAATGGAACGTTATAGATCATTTGCTACATTTTACAAAACCAATGGTGCGTTCCCCCAGGCTGCTAAGATTGCCAGGATCACCACTCCTATCTTCCCCAGTGCCCGGATTGGCATGTCTCCTTGGAACTGTGATAATGCAATGCTTTGGGGAAGGAAATCAGCAGCTATCAACCCTAATAGGACCAGCATGCACAGAAACGACTCCCAAAGGCTGGGGAAGCCTGGCGGAGCGCCAGAGTCGTTGCAAATGGCAAATAATAATTTCCTTTCCACCTTATCCCCTGAACACTGCAGACCTTTGGCAGGGGAATGCATGAACAAGCTCAAATGCGGCGCCGCTGAAGCAGAGATAATGAATCTCCCCGAACGCGTTGGAACTTTTTCCGCTATTCCGGCTCTAGGGGGCATCTCATTACCTCCAGGGGTCATCGTCATGACAGCCCTTCACTCCCCCGCAGCAGCCTCGGCAGCCGTCACAGACAGTGCGTTTCAAATTGCCAATCTGGCAGACTGCCCGCAGAATAATTCTTCGGGAGCCGGCGGGAACCCTgccaagaagaagaggaaaaggtGTGGGGTCTGTGTGCCCTGCAAGAGGCTCATCAACTGTGGAGTCTGCAGCAGTTGCAGGAACCGCAAAACAGGACACCAGATCTGCAAATTTAGGAAATGTGAAGAGCTTAAGAAAAAACCTGGCACTTCACTAGAG tacattgaGAAAAGATCCACACTGCATGAAGAATTA
- the CXXC4 gene encoding CXXC-type zinc finger protein 4 isoform X3, producing MSNMNTNVCVENGQNPEAAVLPKDNLVEGALNSLMDYNSEMERYRSFATFYKTNGAFPQAAKIARITTPIFPSARIGMSPWNCDNAMLWGRKSAAINPNRTSMHRNDSQRLGKPGGAPESLQMANNNFLSTLSPEHCRPLAGECMNKLKCGAAEAEIMNLPERVGTFSAIPALGGISLPPGVIVMTALHSPAAASAAVTDSAFQIANLADCPQNNSSGAGGNPAKKKRKRCGVCVPCKRLINCGVCSSCRNRKTGHQICKFRKCEELKKKPGTSLEYIEKRSTLHEELSNRHLL from the exons ATGTCCAATATGAACACTAATGTCTGCGTGGAGAATGGACAGAACCCCGAGGCTGCCGTGCTCCCCAAGGATAACCTGGTGGAGGGGGCTTTGAACAGCCTCATGGATTACAATTCGGAAATGGAACGTTATAGATCATTTGCTACATTTTACAAAACCAATGGTGCGTTCCCCCAGGCTGCTAAGATTGCCAGGATCACCACTCCTATCTTCCCCAGTGCCCGGATTGGCATGTCTCCTTGGAACTGTGATAATGCAATGCTTTGGGGAAGGAAATCAGCAGCTATCAACCCTAATAGGACCAGCATGCACAGAAACGACTCCCAAAGGCTGGGGAAGCCTGGCGGAGCGCCAGAGTCGTTGCAAATGGCAAATAATAATTTCCTTTCCACCTTATCCCCTGAACACTGCAGACCTTTGGCAGGGGAATGCATGAACAAGCTCAAATGCGGCGCCGCTGAAGCAGAGATAATGAATCTCCCCGAACGCGTTGGAACTTTTTCCGCTATTCCGGCTCTAGGGGGCATCTCATTACCTCCAGGGGTCATCGTCATGACAGCCCTTCACTCCCCCGCAGCAGCCTCGGCAGCCGTCACAGACAGTGCGTTTCAAATTGCCAATCTGGCAGACTGCCCGCAGAATAATTCTTCGGGAGCCGGCGGGAACCCTgccaagaagaagaggaaaaggtGTGGGGTCTGTGTGCCCTGCAAGAGGCTCATCAACTGTGGAGTCTGCAGCAGTTGCAGGAACCGCAAAACAGGACACCAGATCTGCAAATTTAGGAAATGTGAAGAGCTTAAGAAAAAACCTGGCACTTCACTAGAG tacattgaGAAAAGATCCACACTGCATGAAGAATTA
- the CXXC4 gene encoding CXXC-type zinc finger protein 4 isoform X4: MSNMNTNVCVENGQNPEAAVLPKDNLVEGALNSLMDYNSEMERYRSFATFYKTNGAFPQAAKIARITTPIFPSARIGMSPWNCDNAMLWGRKSAAINPNRTSMHRNDSQRLGKPGGAPESLQMANNNFLSTLSPEHCRPLAGECMNKLKCGAAEAEIMNLPERVGTFSAIPALGGISLPPGVIVMTALHSPAAASAAVTDSAFQIANLADCPQNNSSGAGGNPAKKKRKRCGVCVPCKRLINCGVCSSCRNRKTGHQICKFRKCEELKKKPGTSLERTPVPSAEAFRWFF; encoded by the coding sequence ATGTCCAATATGAACACTAATGTCTGCGTGGAGAATGGACAGAACCCCGAGGCTGCCGTGCTCCCCAAGGATAACCTGGTGGAGGGGGCTTTGAACAGCCTCATGGATTACAATTCGGAAATGGAACGTTATAGATCATTTGCTACATTTTACAAAACCAATGGTGCGTTCCCCCAGGCTGCTAAGATTGCCAGGATCACCACTCCTATCTTCCCCAGTGCCCGGATTGGCATGTCTCCTTGGAACTGTGATAATGCAATGCTTTGGGGAAGGAAATCAGCAGCTATCAACCCTAATAGGACCAGCATGCACAGAAACGACTCCCAAAGGCTGGGGAAGCCTGGCGGAGCGCCAGAGTCGTTGCAAATGGCAAATAATAATTTCCTTTCCACCTTATCCCCTGAACACTGCAGACCTTTGGCAGGGGAATGCATGAACAAGCTCAAATGCGGCGCCGCTGAAGCAGAGATAATGAATCTCCCCGAACGCGTTGGAACTTTTTCCGCTATTCCGGCTCTAGGGGGCATCTCATTACCTCCAGGGGTCATCGTCATGACAGCCCTTCACTCCCCCGCAGCAGCCTCGGCAGCCGTCACAGACAGTGCGTTTCAAATTGCCAATCTGGCAGACTGCCCGCAGAATAATTCTTCGGGAGCCGGCGGGAACCCTgccaagaagaagaggaaaaggtGTGGGGTCTGTGTGCCCTGCAAGAGGCTCATCAACTGTGGAGTCTGCAGCAGTTGCAGGAACCGCAAAACAGGACACCAGATCTGCAAATTTAGGAAATGTGAAGAGCTTAAGAAAAAACCTGGCACTTCACTAGAG
- the CXXC4 gene encoding CXXC-type zinc finger protein 4 isoform X1 codes for MSNMNTNVCVENGQNPEAAVLPKDNLVEGALNSLMDYNSEMERYRSFATFYKTNGAFPQAAKIARITTPIFPSARIGMSPWNCDNAMLWGRKSAAINPNRTSMHRNDSQRLGKPGGAPESLQMANNNFLSTLSPEHCRPLAGECMNKLKCGAAEAEIMNLPERVGTFSAIPALGGISLPPGVIVMTALHSPAAASAAVTDSAFQIANLADCPQNNSSGAGGNPAKKKRKRCGVCVPCKRLINCGVCSSCRNRKTGHQICKFRKCEELKKKPGTSLEVRGDDSFFPCLPSSLLPPIPPPLQCFLSGFKTHYPFSDTSCGL; via the coding sequence ATGTCCAATATGAACACTAATGTCTGCGTGGAGAATGGACAGAACCCCGAGGCTGCCGTGCTCCCCAAGGATAACCTGGTGGAGGGGGCTTTGAACAGCCTCATGGATTACAATTCGGAAATGGAACGTTATAGATCATTTGCTACATTTTACAAAACCAATGGTGCGTTCCCCCAGGCTGCTAAGATTGCCAGGATCACCACTCCTATCTTCCCCAGTGCCCGGATTGGCATGTCTCCTTGGAACTGTGATAATGCAATGCTTTGGGGAAGGAAATCAGCAGCTATCAACCCTAATAGGACCAGCATGCACAGAAACGACTCCCAAAGGCTGGGGAAGCCTGGCGGAGCGCCAGAGTCGTTGCAAATGGCAAATAATAATTTCCTTTCCACCTTATCCCCTGAACACTGCAGACCTTTGGCAGGGGAATGCATGAACAAGCTCAAATGCGGCGCCGCTGAAGCAGAGATAATGAATCTCCCCGAACGCGTTGGAACTTTTTCCGCTATTCCGGCTCTAGGGGGCATCTCATTACCTCCAGGGGTCATCGTCATGACAGCCCTTCACTCCCCCGCAGCAGCCTCGGCAGCCGTCACAGACAGTGCGTTTCAAATTGCCAATCTGGCAGACTGCCCGCAGAATAATTCTTCGGGAGCCGGCGGGAACCCTgccaagaagaagaggaaaaggtGTGGGGTCTGTGTGCCCTGCAAGAGGCTCATCAACTGTGGAGTCTGCAGCAGTTGCAGGAACCGCAAAACAGGACACCAGATCTGCAAATTTAGGAAATGTGAAGAGCTTAAGAAAAAACCTGGCACTTCACTAGAGGTCAGAGGAGATGATTCTTTCTTTCCCTGCCTTCCCAGCTCCCTGCTTCCCCCCATCCCTCCACCCCTCCAGTGCTTCTTGTCTGGCTTCAAGACGCACTATCCCTTTTCTGATACCTCCTGCGGCTTGTGA